From Nicotiana tabacum cultivar K326 chromosome 20, ASM71507v2, whole genome shotgun sequence, one genomic window encodes:
- the LOC142174375 gene encoding uncharacterized protein LOC142174375, giving the protein MTEQELLAIVYTFEKFRAYLLGSKVIVYTDHAALRYLMAKKDAKPRLIWCVLLLQEFDFEVKDRKGTENQVADHLSRLEEVGRPKEDLEINDVFPDEHILALSNTFSPWYADIANFLVSDLIPDGLEAYQKKTFLREYRHYYWEEPFLFHIFADNIILRCVPEDEVMPILTACHDSPVGGHHGGNQIAEKVLECGYYCSMIYQDANQIVKACDQCQRQESISKRHEMPMNFVLEVEIYNVGG; this is encoded by the coding sequence ATGACTGAGCAAGAACTTCTTGCCATTGTCTATACTTTTGAAAAATTTCGGGCTTATTTGTTGGGGTCCAAAGTCATAGTATACACCGACCATGCTGCTCTTCGGTATCTTATGGCGAAGAAAGATGCCAAACCAAGATTGATTTGGTGTGtccttttgttgcaagagtttgactttGAAGTCAAGGATCGGAAAGGGACGGAAAATCAAGTTGCGGATCACTTATCTAGGCTTGAAGAGGTAGGGAGACCAAAAGAAgaccttgaaatcaatgatgTTTTTCCAGATGAACACATATTGGCATTGTCTAACACATTTTCTCCTTGGTATGCCGACATCGCTAACTTCTTGGTTAGTGACCTTATTCCCGATGGATTGGAAGCTTATCAAAAGAAAACGTTCTTGCGGGAGTATAGGCATTACTATTGGGAGGAACCCTTTTTGTTCCATATTTTTGCCGATAACATCATCCTACGGTGTGTTCCGGAAGATGAGGTAATGCCAATTCTCACGGCATGCCATGATTCGCCGGTTGGGGGTCATCATGGAGGAAATCAGATAGCGGAAAAAGTTCTTGAATGTGGCTACTATTGTTCAATGATCTATCAAGATGCAAATCAAATTGTCAAGGCATGTGACCAATGTCAAAGACAAGAGTCAATATCTAAAAGACATGAGATGCCGATGAATTTTGTATTAGAAGTTGAGATCTATAATGTGGGGGGATAG